The Anaerolineales bacterium region GTTATCCACAATTATGTTCGAGATCTTTCTGGCGGTTGACTGGCAGCAACTCGCTATCGGTATGGCCATTGCCGCCGGCCTGGCGGCGGCCGCCTGGCGCCTGCGCATGCTGGCCCCCAGCGGGGCACTGGCGGCTGTGCTGCTGGGCGGGCTCACCTTTGGCATCGGTGGCTTTCCCGCTGCCATCGTGCTGGTGGCCTTCTTCGTCTCCTCCAGCGTCCTCACTCGCCTCTTCTCCAAACGCAAGAAGGCGCTCGCCAAGACCTTCTCCAAGGGCGGCCAGCGTGATTGGGCCCAGGTGCTCGCCAACGGCGGCCCGGCCTTGCTGGCGCTCGCCCTCGGCGCGCTCGGCTGGCTTCCCGATGGCATTGCTTGGCCGGCCTTCGCCGCCGCCCTGGCTGGCGCCACGGCGGATACTTGGGCCACGGAACTTGGCGTGCTCAGCCCTGGCCAGCCGCAGCTCATCACCACCGGCCAGCGCGTGCCCAAGGGCACGTCTGGCGGGGTTTCGCTGGTGGGCAGCCTGGCCGCGGCTGGCGGCGCGCTGCTGATCGCTCTCGTGGCTGGCTTTGTAGGAGCGGGTTTCATGCAGGCAGGCTTCCTGTTCTCGGTGCTGTTGGCTGGCATCCTTGGCTCGTACTTTGACTCACTTATCGGCGCTACCGTGCAGGCGATCTACTACTGCCCTGACTGCAAAAAGGAGACCGAGCAGCACCCTCTGCACAGTTGTGGCACGGCTACCACGCGCCGCCGCGGCTGGGCCTGGATGAGCAACGATTGGGTCAATTTTCTCAGCGGCTTGTTCAGCATTCTGGCGCTGTTGGCCGCAGCTACATTCTTGCTGTGAGATAATCGCCGCGCCCCGTTATGAATAAACCTCGCGTCCCCATGTCCTCGCCGGATCTCACCGCGGCTGAACGCGCCGCAGTGATGCAGGTGATGGAATCGCCCGTGCTCAGCATGGGCCAGCACACCAGCGGCTTTGAAGCTGAGGTCAGCGCCTACGTGGGCAGCAAGCATGCCATCGCGGTCAACTCCGGCACCGCCGGTTTGCACCTGTGCGTGCGCGCCGCCGGCATCGGCACCGGGGATGTGGTGCTGACTACGCCGTTCTCCTTCGTCGCTTCCACCAATGTGTTGCTGTACGAGAATGCCGTGCCGGTCTTCGTAGATATTGACCCGCGCACCGGCAATATTGACCCGGCCTTACTGCAGCAAGCCGCCGCCGACCTGCGCACCGGCGGCGATGCCGCCGCCCGCTGGCTGCCGCGCCGCGGCGCAGCCGGAGCCCAGGCTGCCAAAGCCGTGCTGGCCGTGGACGTCTTTGGCCAGCCGGCCGACTACGCTGCCATCCAGCCCACTGCAGACGAATACGCGCTGACGCTTATCGAAGATTCGTGCGAGGCGCTGGGCGCAACCTACAAGGGAACAGCGGCTGGTCGTTTCGGCCAATCCGGCGTGTTCGCCTTCTATCCCAATAAGCAAATGACCACCGGTGAGGGCGGCATCATCGTCACCGATGATGACGAGGCTGCCGCATTGATGCGCGCTCTGCGCAACCAGGGCCGCGCCGAAGGCGACACCTGGCTCGAGCACACCTACCTGGGCTACAACTATCGCATCACTGAAATGAGCGCGGCCC contains the following coding sequences:
- a CDS encoding DegT/DnrJ/EryC1/StrS family aminotransferase, which encodes MNKPRVPMSSPDLTAAERAAVMQVMESPVLSMGQHTSGFEAEVSAYVGSKHAIAVNSGTAGLHLCVRAAGIGTGDVVLTTPFSFVASTNVLLYENAVPVFVDIDPRTGNIDPALLQQAAADLRTGGDAAARWLPRRGAAGAQAAKAVLAVDVFGQPADYAAIQPTADEYALTLIEDSCEALGATYKGTAAGRFGQSGVFAFYPNKQMTTGEGGIIVTDDDEAAALMRALRNQGRAEGDTWLEHTYLGYNYRITEMSAALGRVQLQRLDEMVARRGQVAAWYAERLQDFELVETPEVMPATTRMSWFVYVVRLAPQIDRQRVIANLAEAGVPVRPYFAPIHLQKYIRDRFGYQPGDFPITEDLGARSLALPFSSVMTADQVDLVCEQLQKAVLA
- a CDS encoding DUF92 domain-containing protein — its product is MFEIFLAVDWQQLAIGMAIAAGLAAAAWRLRMLAPSGALAAVLLGGLTFGIGGFPAAIVLVAFFVSSSVLTRLFSKRKKALAKTFSKGGQRDWAQVLANGGPALLALALGALGWLPDGIAWPAFAAALAGATADTWATELGVLSPGQPQLITTGQRVPKGTSGGVSLVGSLAAAGGALLIALVAGFVGAGFMQAGFLFSVLLAGILGSYFDSLIGATVQAIYYCPDCKKETEQHPLHSCGTATTRRRGWAWMSNDWVNFLSGLFSILALLAAATFLL